From a region of the Chroicocephalus ridibundus chromosome 8, bChrRid1.1, whole genome shotgun sequence genome:
- the MPL gene encoding thrombopoietin receptor isoform X7 has protein sequence MRRRRQQRVGCANSPTGTAGMCPQCAQSPRGAMGPVGRGTSASSPARTCSSSPSSTSMSWTPPQTRPSTGGRSAWTRWDQGVTRWGLLQEGKEPGTFPAGLIDPPWNITAHWAGAAGQLYVSWQPPLADYPNFFLYEVRCCPASSPEMSCSTTLDPSGQHLADPSAHPEVSTHAPMAGAAAASPGVGQGLIQANTWVVLQDLQPGVRYHIQVRSKPDGTSMDGVWGPWSQAVAAETPRSSGDIGLCCSTPDLQHVRCKWIWDPTEPHSSHQLFYRPPLSGAGTREDAWQQCEEVSVGAQGTHTCTFQPRAGSAISVLVNITRPHALPTLSYFKESFWLHQAVLTDAPQLVQAMVSQGQLSLEWLPPLEALAEQLDYQVRYAVENSHDWKVLQVPQASRKEVLDLRPGARYHAQVRAQPSGPWYRGSWSAWSEPVMVDVTDDAGWIIPSVTVVPLLFTGVLLGLRCTFPSLYSNVKQKLWPPVPDLHRALGSFLHESSKHGQANSFYKQPPEEEAVLPCLLEVLPGPRGEAGPPPPPPEPAAGRLSGTDIANQSYLLMSGWDPRGPP, from the exons atgaggaggaggaggcagcagcgaGTGGGATGTGCCAATTCTCCTACTGGTACAGCAG GGATGTGCCCACAGTGTGCACAGTCTCCACGTGGCGCCATGGGACCGGTGGGACGCGGCACGTCTGCGTCTTCCCCAGCCAGGACGTGCAGCTCTTCACCCAGCTCCACCTCCATGTCCTGGACACCACCACAAACCAGACCAAGTACTGGCGGGAGATCAGCGTGGACGCGGTGG GACCAGGGGGTGACAAGatgggggctgctgcaggagggcaaAGAGCCCGGCACGTTCCCTGCAGGTCTCATCGACCCCCCGTGGAACATCACAGCCcactgggctggggctgcggggcagctctACGTGTCATGGCAGCCACCGCTCGCCGACTACCCAAACTTCTTCCTCTACGAGGTGcggtgctgccctgccagctccccagAGATGTCCTGCAGCACCACGTTGGACCCCAGCGGGCAGCACCTGGCAGACCCCTCCGCCCACCCAGAAGTCAGCACCCACGCACCCATGGCTGGGGCAGCCGCAGCCTCCCCAGGAGTGGGGCAG gGGCTCATCCAGGCCAACACCTGGGTGGTCCTCCAGGACCTGCAGCCAGGGGTGAGGTACCACATCCAGGTGCGCAGCAAGCCCGACGGCACCTCCATGGACGGTGTCTGGGGACCCTGGTCGCAGGCAGTGGCTGCGGAGACACCCCGCTCCTCCG GAGACAtcgggctgtgctgcagcacccCTGACCTGCAGCACGTGCGCTGCAAGTGGATCTGGgaccccacagagccccacagctcccaccagctCTTCTACCGGCCTCCTCTGAGCGGGGCTGGCACAAG GGAAGACGCGTGGCAGCAGTGCGAGGAGGTGAGCGTGGGGGCGCAGGGCACCCACACCTGCACCTtccagcccagggctggcagtGCCATCTCCGTCCTGGTGAACATCACCCGCCCCCACGCACTGCCCACGCTCAGCTACTTCAAGGAGTCCTTCTGGTTGCACCAGGCTG TGCTCACAGATGCCCCACAGCTTGTGCAGGCGATGGTGTCACAGGGACAGCTGAGCCTGGAGTGGCTGCCACCCCTGGAGGCATTGGCAGAGCAGCTGGACTACCAGGTCCGCTATGCCGTGGAGAACAGCCATGACTGGAAG gtCCTGCAGGTTCCACAGGCATCCAGGAAAGAAGTCCTGGACCTACGGCCAGGTGCCCGCTACCATGCCCAGGTGCGGGCCCAGCCCAGCGGGCCGTGGTACCGGGGCAGCTGGAGCGCCTGGTCTGAACCTGTCATGGTTGACGTCACGGACGATGCGG GCTGGATCATCCCGAGTGTTACGGTGGTGCCGCTGCTCTTCACGGGAGTGCTCCTGGGGCTGCGGTGCACCTTCCCCTCCCTCTACAG caacGTGAAGCAGAAGCTCTGGCCCCCCGTCCCCGACCTGCACCGCGCCCTGGGCAGCTTCCTCCACGAAAGCAGCAAGCACGGCCAG GCCAACAGCTTCTACAAGCAGCCGCCGGAGGAGGAGGccgtcctgccctgcctgctggaggtgctgcccggcccgcggggggaggcgggcccgccgcccccgccgccggagccAGCTGCTGGCCGGCTGTCCGGCACCGACATCGCCAACCAGTCCTACCTGCTCATGAGCGGCTGGGACCCGCGCGGGCCGCCCTGA